The Mesoterricola silvestris sequence GGAGGGAAATGCTGGCCGCCGCCGAAACCGTCCATGCTCCCCTTGCGAGGATCTGGCGATCCGCCAAGACCGCCTTCGGCCGCATGTGCCTGCTCCAGCACAAGGGGCGTACGCTCCTCTACCTGACGCCGGACGAGGGCAAGGTCTGGGTGGCCGTGGTGCTGGGGGAGCGTTCCTACCAGCAGGCGATGGCCGGAACGCTTCCCGGCGCCATCAAGGAACTTCTGGCCCAGGCGAGGCCCTATGTGGAGGGCCGGGGCATCCGGTTTCCGGTGGATAGGGAGGGAGAGGGGCCGGTCGTCGCCGAGCTGATGCGGGTCAAGGGGTAAGAGGGTCCCTGGGGCCGGTCAGGGGGGGGTCTATGTCAAGGGAGGGGGGCCCTGGCCGAGCCAGGCCTCCAGCGCCCCGGGCGTATCCACGTCCTCCCAGCAGGGGTTCGGCCACTCCACCCTCCGGGTGGGCAGCGCCCGGGCCAGATCCCGGAGGCTGCCGGGCTTCTGGGCGGCCAGATCCCCCACCCGGCTCGAGGGCAGGAAGCTGCCCAGGTACTGGGTGTAATCGCCCACCTGGGCCATGACCCAGTGGCCGGCCCCGGGGTCGGCCTCCAGGACCCGGGCGTGCCAGGCGGCCAGGGCTTCGGGGGTCCAGCGCACCTGGTCGCAGGCCACCACCCACCAGTGGTCGGGGGTTTCGGTCGCCTGGCTGGCCCACCGCACCAGGGCGGCGGCGGGGCCCTGGCCGGGGTCGGCCAGGGGGGTGAGGTCGGGGCGGTCCGGCAGGGGCTCGCCCAGGATCTGCAGGGGACCGTCGGGAAAGACGGCCTGGAATACGGCCACCAGGTGGCCGCCCCAGGTGCCGCCCCGGGGATGGGGCTGGGCGTGCTTGGGGCCGCCGAAACGCCGGCCCTGGCCCCCCGTGAGGAGGAGGAGGCCGGCTTTCACGCGGCCTCGCCCGGGAGGTCCTGGCCCCCCGGGGGCGTGAATTCGGTCGGTCGCTTCATGGGTTCCCCTACCAGAGGGTGAACTGGGCGTCGGTGGCCTTGCGGTCGGAGGGGGTGCCGGGGAAGGCGGCGCGGAATTCCGGCAGGGCCGCCACGGAGCCGGTCACCCGCAGGCGGGCGGGGCAGTGCACGTCGGACTGGAGGATGTAGCGCTCCAGTTCGGGCCGCATGTTGGTGCGCCAGCTCTGGGCGAAGCCCACGAAGAACCGCTGTTCGGCGGTGAGTCCGTCCACGACGGGCTGGGGCTTGCCGGCGGAGGCCAGCTTCCAGGCCTCCAGGGCGATCTTGAGGCCGCCGATGTCCGCCAGGTTCTCGCCCAGGGTCTGCCGGCCCTGCACGTGGACGCCCGGGAAGGGCTCGTAGGCGTCGTACTGGCGCACCACGGCCTCGGTCTGGGCCTCGTAGGCCTTGCGGTCCGCGGGGGTCCACCAGTTGCGCATGTTGCCCTCGGCGTCGAACTGGCTGCCCTGGTCGTCGAAGCCGTGGAGGAGTTCGTGGCCGATGGTGGAGGACAGTTCGCCGTAGTTGCTGGCGTCATCGGCCCGCTCGTCGAAGAAGGGGGGCTGGAGGATGCCCGCGGGCAGGACGATCTCGTTGAGGGAGGGGTTGTAGTAGGCGTTGTTGGTCTGGGGGCTCATGTCCCATTCCGCCGGGTCCACGGGCCGGCCCAGCTTGGCCAGGGCGCGCCGGGATTCGAAGGCCCGGGCCGCCAGGACATTGAGGACGTAGGCCTGGGGCTTGACGCCCATGGGGCGGTAGTCCCGCCAGGCGTCGGGGTAGCCCACCTTGGCGTGGAGGGAGGCCAGCTTCTTCAGGGCCTGCTCCTTGGTGGCGTCGCCCATCCAGGTGGCCCGCCGGATGCTGGCGCCCAGGGCCTGCAGGTGGAATTTGACCATCTCCTGGACCTTGGCCTTGGCCTGGGGGCTGAAGGCGCGCTGGACGTACAACTGGCCCAGGTCCTCGCCGATGGCCCCGTCCACCACGGCCAGCACCCGCTCCCACCGGGGACGCATCTCCTGGGAGCCGGTGAGCTTCTTGCCGTAGAAGGCGAAGTCCTCCGCCTCCAGGTCCGAGCCCAGGTAGGGGGAGAGGGAGCTGAGGAGCCGGTACGTGAAGTAGGCCTTCCAGTGGGCCAGGGGCACCTGGTGGAGCAGCCGGCCCAGGCCCCGCACGTATTCGGGCTGGCCCACATCCACGAAGGCTTCGGAGGCGGGCAGTTCCACGGCCTGGAACCAGGCGGCCCAGGGGAAGCCGGGGGCCGCGGCGGCCAGGGCCTTGCGGTCCAGCTTGTGGTAGTTGGCTTCGGGGTCCCGCAGATCCACCAGCTTGCGGCTCACCTTGGCCAGGCGGGTCTCCAGGGCCAGGACCCGGGCGGCGGGGCCGGGCTTCACGCCGGCCAGCTGGAACATGCGGGCGATGTGCTTGACGTAGGCGGCCCGCTGGTCCCGGGTGGTTTCGTCCTGGCGGAAGTAGAACTCCCGCTCGGGCAGGCCCAGACCCCCCTGCACCACGGAGGGAAGGTGGGCGCGGCTGGACCTGGGATCCTGCTCCACGCCGAAGGCGAAGCCGGCGGTGACGCCCAGGTGGTTGAGGCGGCCCATGAGGCGGGCCAGGTCCTCGGGGGTGGCGGCGGCGCGGATGGCCTTGAGCATGGGCGCCAGGGGCTCCACGCCGGCCTTGTCGATGGCCGCCTGGTCCATGCCGCTGCGGTAGAAGTCCCGGATGCGCTGGGAGGGGGTGCCGTCGGGGGCGGCCTCCCGGGCGCAGGCCTCAAGGATCTCCTTGAGGATGGCGCGGTTGCGGTTGTCGATCTCCAGGTTCACCCCGGAGGAGGAGCGCTCGGGGGGGATGGGCTGCCGATCGAAGGCGCCGTTGGCGAAGCGGTAGAAGTCCGAGGCGGGGGCGGCGGCCCGGTCCATGAAGCCGGCGTCGATGCCCGGGGTGGCCGCGGAAAGGGAGCCGGCCAGGAGGAGGATCGCGGCCGTGGCTCGGGGGGATGGATGCATGGGTTCTCCTGGACCGGTGGAAGGGCCTGTGGCCTCCATTCTACCGGTCCCGCCCCCGGCAATGGGCCGGGGCGCCGGGTTGTGATGGAATCCCGGATCAGAGGTTCAGCTTGTCCAGCTGGTCCGGCCGGTCCCGCCAGCCCTCGGCCACCTTGATGTGCAGGGCCAGGCGCACGGGGCGCTGGAGGAGCTTCTTCAGCTCCCGCTGGGCGCTCTGGCGGATGTCCTTGATCATCTCGCCCCCGGAGCCCAGGAGGATCTTGCGGTGGCCGGCGCGCTCCACGAGGATCTGGGCCTCGATGTAGGTGCCGCCCTCGGGGGCGTCCTCGGGGTAGTCGGCCTCGCCGGCCTCCACCCAGGCCTGGATGGCCACGGCCACGCCGTGGGGCACCTCCTCGCGGGTCTTGCGCAGGATCTTCTCCCGGATGAACTCCGTGGCCATGGTGCGCTCGGTCTGGTCCGTGAAGGTCTCGTCGCCGTACGACCATTCGTGGTCCAGGGCGTCCCGCTCCAGGATGGCCCAGAGGGGATCCAGGTTCTGGGCGAGCTTGGCGCCCACGGGGACGATCTCGCGGAATTCCAGGAGGTCCTTGTACTCGGCGATCTTCTCCAGCAGCGTGCCCTTGGACACCAGGTCCAGCTTGTTGAGGACGAGGTACACGGGCTGGCGCGCCCCCTGGAGGCGCTTGGCCAGCTCCCGCTCCCCGGGCCCCAGGAAGCCGCTGGCGTCCACCACCCACAGCAGCAGGTCCGCCTCGTCCAGGGCCATGTCCACGTAGTGCAGCATGCGCTGGTTGAGGGCGTGGCGGGCCAGGTGCACCCCCGGAGTGTCCAGGAAGGCCAGCTGGGCCTCGCCGCGGTTGACGATGCCGGTGATGCGGCCCCGGGTGGTCTGGGGCATCTGGCTCACCGCCGCCAGCTTCTCCCCCACCAGGGTGTTCAGCAGGGTGGACTTGCCGGAATTGGGCAGGCCCACCAGGGCCACGGTGGCCGAACGGCGCTTCTCAACCACGGTGGATGCCCCGCTTGCTTTCGCGGATGAAGCGGGTGAGGAGCTCGATCTCCGGGACCCCGGCGAATTCCTTTTCCACCTTGGCCAGGGCCTCCTCCCGGAGCAGGCCGGAGTGGAAGAGGATGCGGTGGGCCTTGACCAGGGCCTCCACGGAGGCCTCGGGGAAGCCCTTGCGGCGCAGGCCGATGGTGTTCACGCCGTAGCTCTTGGTGTCCCGGGCGCCGGCGGTCTTCATGTAGGGGAGGACGTCCATGGTGGCCACGGTGAACCCGCCCATGAAGGCGTGGGCACCCACCCGGCAGAACTGGTGGACCGCGGAGAAGGCGCCGATGTTGCTGAAGTCGCCCACTTCCACGTGGCCGGCCAGGGTGGCGCTGTTGGCGAAGATGCA is a genomic window containing:
- a CDS encoding DUF3788 family protein yields the protein MPTNLPAPDESELATVLGPALPVWREMLAAAETVHAPLARIWRSAKTAFGRMCLLQHKGRTLLYLTPDEGKVWVAVVLGERSYQQAMAGTLPGAIKELLAQARPYVEGRGIRFPVDREGEGPVVAELMRVKG
- the mobA gene encoding molybdenum cofactor guanylyltransferase; this translates as MKAGLLLLTGGQGRRFGGPKHAQPHPRGGTWGGHLVAVFQAVFPDGPLQILGEPLPDRPDLTPLADPGQGPAAALVRWASQATETPDHWWVVACDQVRWTPEALAAWHARVLEADPGAGHWVMAQVGDYTQYLGSFLPSSRVGDLAAQKPGSLRDLARALPTRRVEWPNPCWEDVDTPGALEAWLGQGPPPLT
- a CDS encoding M13 family metallopeptidase, with protein sequence MHPSPRATAAILLLAGSLSAATPGIDAGFMDRAAAPASDFYRFANGAFDRQPIPPERSSSGVNLEIDNRNRAILKEILEACAREAAPDGTPSQRIRDFYRSGMDQAAIDKAGVEPLAPMLKAIRAAATPEDLARLMGRLNHLGVTAGFAFGVEQDPRSSRAHLPSVVQGGLGLPEREFYFRQDETTRDQRAAYVKHIARMFQLAGVKPGPAARVLALETRLAKVSRKLVDLRDPEANYHKLDRKALAAAAPGFPWAAWFQAVELPASEAFVDVGQPEYVRGLGRLLHQVPLAHWKAYFTYRLLSSLSPYLGSDLEAEDFAFYGKKLTGSQEMRPRWERVLAVVDGAIGEDLGQLYVQRAFSPQAKAKVQEMVKFHLQALGASIRRATWMGDATKEQALKKLASLHAKVGYPDAWRDYRPMGVKPQAYVLNVLAARAFESRRALAKLGRPVDPAEWDMSPQTNNAYYNPSLNEIVLPAGILQPPFFDERADDASNYGELSSTIGHELLHGFDDQGSQFDAEGNMRNWWTPADRKAYEAQTEAVVRQYDAYEPFPGVHVQGRQTLGENLADIGGLKIALEAWKLASAGKPQPVVDGLTAEQRFFVGFAQSWRTNMRPELERYILQSDVHCPARLRVTGSVAALPEFRAAFPGTPSDRKATDAQFTLW
- the era gene encoding GTPase Era, with protein sequence MVEKRRSATVALVGLPNSGKSTLLNTLVGEKLAAVSQMPQTTRGRITGIVNRGEAQLAFLDTPGVHLARHALNQRMLHYVDMALDEADLLLWVVDASGFLGPGERELAKRLQGARQPVYLVLNKLDLVSKGTLLEKIAEYKDLLEFREIVPVGAKLAQNLDPLWAILERDALDHEWSYGDETFTDQTERTMATEFIREKILRKTREEVPHGVAVAIQAWVEAGEADYPEDAPEGGTYIEAQILVERAGHRKILLGSGGEMIKDIRQSAQRELKKLLQRPVRLALHIKVAEGWRDRPDQLDKLNL
- the lpxA gene encoding acyl-ACP--UDP-N-acetylglucosamine O-acyltransferase, with translation MSAQIHPLSVVSPDAVLGDGVVIGPFCVVEGGSRIGARTVLRSHVVVGPHTEIGEDNDIYPHCTLGMGPQDLKFKGAPTRLKVGDRNVFRESCTLHRGTEGGGGLTTVGDGNFMMTGSHVAHDCHVGSNCIFANSATLAGHVEVGDFSNIGAFSAVHQFCRVGAHAFMGGFTVATMDVLPYMKTAGARDTKSYGVNTIGLRRKGFPEASVEALVKAHRILFHSGLLREEALAKVEKEFAGVPEIELLTRFIRESKRGIHRG